DNA sequence from the Alkaliphilus metalliredigens QYMF genome:
GGGGGGAAATGTCGTCTGAGAGACGGTGGAGCATCACTCGCCCATCCTTCATTTCGATTTTCCCAGTATAGGATTGACCCCTAACTTCGAAGGGAAACTCTAAAAATTCTGCTTCGGGACTCTCTTCTAGTGGAAATCGATGGATCACTGTACCATCTAGGTTGACAACCACCATTTTTCCTTCCTCGACAGTTGTTAAAAGTCTAGGGATTGCAAAGATTGAAGCCACACTCAGCGCCAGTATGGCAAAGATTAAAATTTTATCTCCTTTTGTCATCATTTTAAACATAAAGTGAAACCTCCCAGTAGGTAAAGCGT
Encoded proteins:
- a CDS encoding NusG domain II-containing protein, which translates into the protein MFKMMTKGDKILIFAILALSVASIFAIPRLLTTVEEGKMVVVNLDGTVIHRFPLEESPEAEFLEFPFEVRGQSYTGKIEMKDGRVMLHRLSDDISPLSIHTDMGWISESYQMIVSLPIRLIITIEEEDPPEYDFDIISY